The proteins below are encoded in one region of Dioscorea cayenensis subsp. rotundata cultivar TDr96_F1 chromosome 18, TDr96_F1_v2_PseudoChromosome.rev07_lg8_w22 25.fasta, whole genome shotgun sequence:
- the LOC120281897 gene encoding E3 ubiquitin-protein ligase UPL4, translated as MDRGRKRAEAADHLPADKRPCGSSDFHPGTSSSEPPADCDMEQDPSTSGSDEDDDHGGYGSDDDPNYASRNAENRTRLEGIVPRLGDADFGAVLAVLTELCEVLSFCMEDTLSRPAMEGLVAALVRLAGTEAYPDVMLLSIRALTYLCDIMPRAVDVVVRHEAVPVLCGRLMVIEYLDVAEQCLQVLEKISKRQPVACLQAGVVMAVLNYVDFFSTTIKRVALTTVANVCKKLSVERSSSVMDAVPILCNFLQYDDDHKLIETAATCLIKITECFSKSPALLDELCKRGIINQCLKLVALDGRMTLGQSTYNGLIGLLTKLTANSMVAFKTLFELNIGGILRGVLLTMSDLSHSTSSNLFLEDGQPNQVYEIFNFLNQLIPPAARENDEVQLVLTKGNFLTEKPDFLYQFSRDILPVSVQVVNSGANLYVCYGCVSVINNIFYFSTSDILPDLIENTNISSFLAGLLARKDHHVLFMTLKIIETLMEKLPGVFSSSFVKEGVIYAIDALLNPKDGLVQDSSHPQSSNCQVTASDGSVCLCHAFMSRKAPSSEAKTCTLGKEAVFSLAKHIKFTHFISDSVDSEMALTEILQKLKTFCAILNDNVDRLSINDDFSQNEEHLARVLDQVMQELDGGEGMSTFEFIESGIIRSLVHYLTNGRYPFEGQCGRGMSNDFLIVLKRFQTFSYISLSKAGQSWKDMLLTLLVRKLQRALSSVDSFPVITSHNYKPRYFYTHIPVEKSTMNPCVKVSFMREEGEENLSEYNSVLSVELSTRLDIIEEFLWPKVCVKKNECHDAQGEPIEKGDALSRNNSDIDQPQEMNDNTVQEPQKAFSTILRDLTEHKYQLPLPEDASSKPKDLTTSVEGLAGGKISSSSPVSSIAKPKLIFSLAGKEIDHSANLYQAILQGLNSTELNITIGPKFWSEVYKVTYRRSIEHKIQDSQSSHCASQSSILEDEHGLFWQKLPSFSNLLPSELHCEMDNSSPLYDILFLLKVLERLNQFLFHIVSYERINGFAEGGVQNLDDLKVSVSPIPQIEFISSKLTDKLEQQMRDPLMLSIGSMPSWCGHLMAACPFLFTFEARRKYFRLTVFGSLRNQQNQIHHPHNGGIDSSNNRRSHPAMANRKKFKADRKNVLESAAKMMALHCRSKSVLEVEFNDEVGTGLGPSMEFYTLVSHEFQKIGLGMWREDPSSFSDQVHCDTTVANNGFVFAPFGLFPRPWSADASSSSKIQFSDVLKKFMLLGQIVAKSIRDGRILDLPFSRAFYKMMLEKELSMYDIQSFDPGLGKNLLEFQALVCRKKFLESSGGKLTFASEADLCFRNMKIEDLCLDFTLPGYSDYVLTSVNDSKMVNINNLETYVSLIVKATVGAGIAQQVKAFKSGFNEVFPLEALQIFTEDELELLLCGERETWNLSELLDHVKFDHGYTANSPPVISLLEIIQEFGCEQRRAFLQFVTGSPRLPLGGFAALNPKMTIVRKHCNNDVDMDLPSVMTCANYVKLPAYSSKEHMKERLLYAITEGQGSFHLS; from the exons TGGATCGGATGAGGATGATGACCATGGTGGGTATGGTTCTGATGATGATCCAAACTATGCTTCTCGTAACGCGGAGAACCGGACGAGGTTGGAGGGGATCGTTCCGAGGCTTGGTGATGCCGATTTTGGTGCGGTGCTCGCGGTGCTGACGGAGCTTTGCGAAGTTCTTTCGTTTTGTATGGAGGACACTCTGTCTCGGCCTGCGATGGAAGGGTTGGTGGCGGCGCTCGTGAGGCTGGCCGGCACGGAGGCGTACCCTGATGTTATGTTGCTCTCTATCCGGGCTTTGACTTATCTGTGCGATATCATGCCGAGGGCCGTGGATGTCGTCGTGCGGCACGAGGCTGTTCCCGTGCTTTGCGGAAGGTTGATGGTGATCGAGTATTTGGACGTGGCTGAGCAG TGCTTGCAAGTATTGGAGAAGATATCGAAGAGGCAGCCTGTGGCCTGCTTGCAAGCAGGGGTGGTCATGGCGGTGCTGAATTACGTTGATTTCTTCTCCACAACTATTAAA AGGGTTGCTCTCACTACAGTTGCAAATGTGTGCAAGAAGCTTTCTGTTGAACGCTCTTCATCTGTCATGGATGCCGTTCCCATTTTGTGCAATTTCCTTCAATATGATGATGACCATAAG CTTATAGAGACTGCTGCTACatgtttgattaaaataacaGAGTGCTTTAGTAAATCTCCAGCACTCTTGGATGAACTTTGCAAACGTGGAATTATTAACCAATGTTTAAAGTTGGTAGCCTTGGATGGTCGGATGACACTTGGCCAGTCTACTTATAAT GGGTTGATTGGGCTTCTCACCAAGCTTACTGCTAATTCAATGGTAGCATTCAAGACACTCTTCGAGTTGAATATAGGTGGTATTCTACGTGGAGTTCTTTTGACGATGTCAGACCTATCCCATAGCACTTCTTCTAACTTGTTTCTTGAAGATGGCCAACCTAATCAG GTATAtgaaattttcaatttcttAAACCAGCTAATTCCTCCTGCTGCAAGAGAAAATGATGAAGTCCAGCTGGTGCTGACAAAAGGGAATTTTCTAACTGAGAAACCTGACTTTCTGTATCAGTTCTCAAGAGACATCCTTCCTGTCTCTGTTCAG GTGGTTAATTCCGGTGCTAATTTATATGTTTGTTATGGCTGTGTTTCTGTCATAAACAACATTTTTTACTTTAGCACATCAGACATACTTCCAGATTTAATTGAAAACACAAATATCTCAAG CTTTTTGGCTGGTTTGCTTGCCCGAAAAGATCACCATGTTCTGTTTATGACTTTAAAGATCATTGAGACCTTAATGGAAAAGCTTCCAGGTGTTTTTTCCAGTTCTTTTGTTAAGGAGGGGGTTATTTATGCAATTGATGCTCTTTTAAATCCCAAAGATGGCTTGGTTCAAGATTCAAGTCATCCACAATCCTCTAATTGTCAAGTGACTGCAAGTGATGGCTCTGTGTGTTTGTGTCATGCATTCATGTCAAGGAAGGCGCCTTCATCGGAGGCGAAAACTTGTACTCTTGGAAAGGAAGCTGTATTTAGTTTAGCAAAGCACATAAAGTTTACCCACTTCATCTCTGATTCAGTTGACTCGGAAATGGCTTTGACTGAAATTTTGCAGAAGCTCAAAACATTTTGTGCAATCCTAAATGACAATGTGGACAGGCTCTCAATAAATGACGATTTCTCTCAAAATGAGGAACACTTGGCTCGTGTTTTAGATCAGGTTATGCAAGAGCTTGATGGGGGGGAGGGCATGTCCACTTTTGAGTTCATTGAGAGTGGAATAATCAGATCCTTGGTGCACTATTTAACTAATGGCAGATATCCTTTTGAAGGGCAATGTGGTCGTGGCATGAGTAATGATTTTCTTATTGTACTGAAGAGGTTCCAGACATTCTCTTATATTTCATTGTCAAAAGCAGGCCAAAGTTGGAAGGATATGCTTTTGACATTGTTAGTAAGAAAACTGCAGAGAGCATTGTCTTCTGTTGATAGCTTCCCTGTGATCACCAGCCATAATTACAAACCAAGATATTTTTATACTCATATCCCTGTTGAGAAATCAACGATGAATCCCTGCGTGAAAGTATCCTTTAtgagagaagaaggagaggaaaACTTATCTGAGTATAATAGTGTTTTGTCAGTTGAGCTTTCTACACGGCTGGATATAATTGAAGAATTTTTGTGGCCTAAAGtatgtgttaaaaaaaatgaatgccaTGATGCACAGGGGGAGCCTATTGAAAAGGGTGATGCTTTGTCAAGGAACAACAGTGATATAGATCAACCTCAAGAAATGAATGATAACACTGTGCAGGAACCACAGAAAGCATTTTCTACTATACTACGG GACCTTACTGAACACAAATATCAACTGCCTCTACCGGAGGATGCGAGCTCTAAGCCAAAGGATTTGACAACCT CTGTTGAAGGACTGGCAGGAGGTAAAATTAGTTCATCATCTCCAGTTAGTAGCATTGCTAAGCCAAAACTGATTTTCAGTTTAGCAGGGAAAGAAATAGACCATTCTGCTAATCTTTACCAAGCAATATTACAAGGCTTGAACTCTACAGAGCTTAATATAACTATTGGTCCTAAATTCTGGAGTGAAGTGTACAAAGTCACCTACAGAAGGTCTATTGAACACAAAATTCAAGATTCTCAGTCGTCTCATTGTGCTTCTCAGTCTTCAATTCTTGAGGATGAACATGGCTTATTTTGGCAGAAGCTACCGTCTTTTTCAAATTTGCTGCCCTCAGAGCTTCACTGTGAGATGGACAATTCAAGTCcattatatgatatattatttttgctgaaggttttggagaggttgaATCAGTTCTTGTTTCATATCGTATCTTATGAAAGAATCAATGGGTTTGCTGAAGGAGGAGTACAGAATCTTGATGACCTGAAAGTGTCTGTATCTCCAATTCCGCAAATTGAGTTCATAAGTTCTAAGCTGACTGATAAATTGGAGCAGCAAATGCGAGATCCTTTGATGCTGAGTATTGGTAGCATGCCTTCATGGTGTGGTCACCTGATGGCAGCTTGCCcatttttgtttacttttgaaGCAAGAAGGAAATACTTCCGCTTGACTGTGTTCGGTTCTTTGAGAAATCAGCAGAATCAAATTCATCATCCTCACAATGGTGGTATTGATTCATCAAACAATAGACGTTCTCATCCTGCGATGGCAAATCGTAAAAAGTTCAAAGCGGATAGGAAAAATGTTCTGGAATCTGCTGCCAAGATGATGGCCCTACATTGCAGAAGCAAGTCTGTTCTTGAAGTGGAATTCAACGATGAAGTTGGTACTGGCCTTGGCCCCTCCATGGAATTCTATACCTTGGTCAGTCATGAATTCCAAAAAATTGGTTTGGGTATGTGGAGGGAGGATCCTAGTTCTTTCAGTGACCAGGTGCATTGTGATACAACTGTCGCTAATAACGGATTTGTATTTGCCCCTTTTGGATTGTTCCCTCGCCCATGGTCAGCGGATGCAAGTTCGTCATCTAAGATCCAATTTTCTGATgttcttaaaaaatttatgctTCTCGGGCAGATTGTGGCAAAGAGCATCAGAGATGGCCGGATTCTGGACCTTCCATTTTCTAGAGCATTTTACAAAATGATGCTTGAGAAG GAGTTGAGTATGTATGATATTCAGTCATTTGATCCTGGGCTTGGAAAGAATCTACTAGAATTTCAAGCTCTTGTTTGTCGGAAAAAGTTTCTGGAATCTTCTGGAGGAAAATTGACTTTTGCATCTGAGGCTGACTTGTGTTTCCGGAATATGAAAATTGAGGATCTTTGCCTTGATTTCACTCTTCCTGGTTATTCGGATTACGTTCTTACATCTGTAAATGACTCAAAAATG GTGAATATTAACAACTTGGAGACTTATGTCTCACTCATTGTCAAGGCAACTGTTGGAGCTGGGATTGCCCAGCAAGTAAAAGCTTTCAAATCTGGGTTTAATGAG GTGTTTCCTTTGGAAGCCCTCCAAATTTTTACTGAAGATGAGCTGGAACTTTTACTGTGTGGGGAGCGGGAAACATGGAAT CTAAGTGAGCTTCTTGATCATGTCAAGTTTGATCATGGTTACACAGCCAACAGTCCTCCGGTCATTAGT TTACTTGAAATCATACAAGAGTTTGGATGTGAACAGCGACGAGCTTTCCTGCAATTTGTGACTGGATCTCCTCGATTACCTCTAGGTGGCTTCGCTGCTCTCAACCCAAAAATGACAATTGTTCGCAAG CACTGTAACAACGATGTCGATATGGACTTGCCAAGTGTGATGACTTGCGCCAATTATGTAAAACTGCCAGCGTACTCATCCAAG GAACATATGAAGGAGAGGCTCTTATATGCGATTACTGAAGGACAAGGCTCCTTTCATCTTTCATAA
- the LOC120282166 gene encoding V-type proton ATPase subunit a1, with protein sequence MKFFDNLPPMEHLRSEKMSFVQLIIPVESAHRALSYLGELGLVQFKDLNGDKSPFQRTFVNQVKRCAEMSRKLRFFSDQISKAGVTAASLPVMQPDFDLEELEVRLGEHESELIEMNTNSEKLRHSYNELFEFKLVLLKAGGFLVSSQKHAVPSERELDEHIYSGLQDGEHMSLIEQVEPSNKSGLRFISGIICKSKSLRFERMLFRATRGNMFFNQAPAGEQVMDPISGEMVEKMVFVVFFSGEQARNKILKICEAFGANCYPVPDDVTKQRQITREVSSRLSELEATLDAGIRHRNKALASIAPQIWKWTLIVKKEKAVYDTLNMLNFDVTKKCLVGEGWCPMFAKPQIKDALQRATFDCNSQVGIIFHVMDAVESPPTFFRTNRFTHAFQEIVDAYGVARYEEANPAVYSVVTFPFLFAVMFGDWGHGICLLLGSLVLILRENKLGSKKLGSFMEMAFGGRYVILLMALFSIYCGLIYNEFFSVPFQIFGSSAYKCRDTSCGDAYTVGLIKYREPYRFGVDPSWRGSRSELPFLNSLKMKMSILLGVTQMNLGIILSYFDAKFHGSLLDIKYQFMPQMIFLNSLFGYLALLIVIKWCTGSQADLYHVMIYMFLSPTGDLGENQLFWGQKQLQILLLLLAVVAVPWMLFPKPFILRKLHTERFQGRTYGLLGNSEMDIDVEPDSARQHHEDFNFSEVFVHQMIHSIEFVLGAVSNTASYLRLWALSLAHSELSTVFYEKILLLAWGYNNVVIRVAGLAVFAFATAFILLMMETLSAFLHALRLHWVEFMGKFYHGDGYKFKPFSFASLVDEED encoded by the exons ATGAAGTTCTTCGATAACTTGCCGCCGATGGAGCACCTTAGGTCTGAGAAGATGAGCTTCGTGCAGCTCATCATCCCTGTCGAGTCTGCGCACCGCGCGCTCTCTTACCTTGGCGAGCTTGGCCTTGTCCAATTTAAAGAC TTAAATGGTGATAAGAGTCCATTCCAACGAACTTTTGTTAACCAG GTCAAGCGATGTGCAGAGATGTCACGGAAACTGAGGTTTTTTAGTGATCAAATCAGCAAAGCTGGCGTGACAGCAGCCTCACTCCCTGTCATGCAGCCAGACTTTGACTTGGAGGAGCTAGAG GTTCGACTTGGAGAGCATGAGTCTGAACTTATTGAAATGAATACTAACAGCGAGAAACTGAGGCATTCTTATAATGAGCTCTTTGAGTTTAAGTTGGTTCTACTCAAG GCAGGGGGCTTTCTAGTTTCATCTCAAAAGCATGCAGTTCCCTCTGAGAGAGAATTGGATGAACATATATACTCTGGGCTGCAGGACGGGGAGCACATGTCTTTGATTGAGCAG GTTGAACCTTCCAATAAGTCTGGCTTAAGATTCATCAGTGGAATAATATGCAAATCTAAATCTCTCAGATTTGAAAGGATGCTTTTCCGAGCTACAAGGGGCAATATGTTTTTTAACCAGGCACCTGCTGGTGAACAAGTCATGGATCCAATTTCGGGTGAAATG GTGGAGAAAATGGTATTTGTAGTTTTCTTTTCTGGAGAGCAGGCCAGaaacaaaatcttaaaaatttgtgaagcATTTGGTGCAAATTGCTACCCCGTACCTGATGATGTGACTAAACAGAGGCAAATAACACGAGAG gTTTCATCTCGTCTTTCTGAATTGGAAGCCACATTGGATGCTGGAATTCGACATAGAAACAAAGCTCTTGCTTCCATTGCGCCCCAAATTTGGAAGTGGACATTAATC GTTAAAAAGGAGAAAGCTGTGTACGATACACTTAACATGCTCAATTTTGATGTGACAAAAAAATGCTTAGTTGGAGAGGGATGGTGCCCCATGTTCGCTAAGCCTCAG ATTAAGGATGCCTTGCAACGTGCAACATTTGACTGCAATTCCCAAGTGGGCATAATTTTCCATGTGATGGACGCTGTTGAATCACCACCAACATTTTTCAGAACAAATCGGTTTACACATGCATTCCAGGAAATTGTTGATGCATATGG TGTTGCAAGATATGAAGAAGCAAATCCTGCTGTTTACTCTGTTGTTACATTCCCTTTTCTTTTTGCTGTGATGTTTGGAGATTGGGGCCATGGAATATGCTTGTTGTTAGGATCATTAGTTCTCATACTCCGTGAGAACAAGCTGGGATCCAAG AAACTTGGCAGCTTCATGGAGATGGCATTTGGAGGTCGATATGTGATTCTCTTGATGGCATTATTCTCAATCTATTGTGGATTGATTTATAATGAGTTCTTCTCTGTTCCATTCCAAATATTTGGCTCTTCTGCTTACAAATGCCGAGATACAAGTTGCGG AGATGCATATACCGTTGGGCTCATCAAATATCGTGAACCATACCGATTTGGTGTAGATCCTAGCTGGCGTGGGAGCCGTTCTGAGCTACCTTTTCTAAACTCTCTTAAAATGAAGATGTCTATATTGTTAGGTGTCACTCAGATGAACTTAGGAATCATACTGAGTTATTTTGATGCAAAATTTCACGGGAGCTTGCTGGATATCAA GTACCAGTTTATGCCACAAATGATATTTCTGAATAGCCTCTTTGGCTATCTGGCGCTCCTCATAGTCATCAAGTGGTGCACAGGATCTCAAGCTGACTTGTATCATGTGATGATTTACATGTTTCTGAGCCCTACAGGGGATCTTGGTGAAAATCAGTTATTTTGGGGTCAGAAACAACTCCAG ATCTTGCTATTGCTCTTGGCTGTTGTGGCTGTCCCTTGGATGCTCTTCCCGAAACCTTTCATCTTAAGGAAGCTTCATACAGAG AGATTTCAAGGGCGTACATATGGCTTACTAGGAAATTCTGAAATGGATATTGATGTTGAACCTGATTCTGCAAGACAACACCATGAAGATTTCAACTTCAGTGAGGTTTTTGTTCATCAGATGATACATTCCATTGAATTCGTTTTGGGTGCAGTCTCAAATACTGCTTCTTATCTTCGGCTTTGGGCTCTTAG CTTGGCTCATTCGGAATTGTCCACGGTCTTTTACGAGAAAATTCTTCTTCTTGCTTGGGG GTATAACAACGTCGTTATTCGAGTGGCTGGGCTCGCAGTCTTTGCCTTTGCAACTGCATTCATACTGCTGATGATGGAGACTCTCAGTGCTTTCCTTCATGCATTACGTCTACATTGGGTCGAATTCATGGGTAAATTCTATCATGGTGATGGTTACAAGTTCAAGCCCTTTTCATTTGCTTCCCTAGTAGACGAAGAAGATTGA